The following proteins come from a genomic window of Streptomyces liliiviolaceus:
- a CDS encoding SDR family NAD(P)-dependent oxidoreductase yields the protein METRTALVTGAAQGLGQEFAVALAGRGYRVAGLDLVPQRETADRILDYVELVADVTDETQIGAALEQVLEQFGTLHVLVNNAGVYPESDFEEITPEEWRRVMRVNLEAPFLMTRAVLPYLKAAGWGRIVNIASAAVLTAPPTMVAYTASKAGLIGFTRALASALGPYDITVNAIAPSMVRTETAARTVGADGGFEQVRAQQAVPRTQEPCDLVSTLLYVVDEGSGFLTGQTLNVAGGSAYL from the coding sequence ATGGAGACGCGTACCGCCCTGGTGACCGGCGCGGCACAGGGCCTCGGGCAGGAGTTCGCCGTCGCACTCGCGGGGCGCGGCTACCGGGTCGCGGGACTCGACCTGGTTCCGCAGCGGGAGACGGCCGACCGCATCCTGGACTATGTGGAGCTGGTCGCCGACGTCACGGACGAGACGCAGATCGGCGCGGCCCTGGAGCAGGTGCTGGAACAGTTCGGCACCCTGCACGTCCTGGTCAACAACGCGGGGGTCTACCCCGAGTCGGACTTCGAGGAGATCACGCCCGAGGAGTGGCGGCGGGTGATGCGCGTCAACCTGGAGGCGCCGTTCCTGATGACCCGCGCCGTACTGCCGTATCTGAAGGCGGCGGGCTGGGGCCGCATCGTGAACATCGCCTCGGCCGCCGTGCTCACCGCGCCGCCCACGATGGTGGCGTACACCGCCTCGAAGGCCGGACTGATCGGTTTCACCCGTGCGCTCGCCTCGGCGCTCGGGCCGTACGACATCACCGTCAACGCGATCGCGCCGAGCATGGTCCGCACGGAGACCGCCGCGCGCACGGTCGGCGCGGACGGCGGGTTCGAGCAAGTTCGCGCCCAACAAGCCGTCCCCAGGACCCAGGAGCCGTGCGACCTCGTCTCCACGCTGCTGTACGTGGTCGACGAGGGCAGCGGGTTCCTAACCGGCCAGACCCTCAACGTGGCAGGCGGTTCGGCCTACTTGTGA
- a CDS encoding sugar ABC transporter ATP-binding protein, translating into MSHEDMLDARSLVMSYGGVKALDGADIRLRGGEVHALVGENGAGKSTLVRILSGTLAPDGGSVRLADRAREGGIAVVSQELSLFPDLTVRENLFPHRPPRRFGLLDRGAMDRAARPVLAELGLDVDPGALLGELPLADQQLTEIARALLRRPRVLVLDEPTSALPAAAVDRLEQVLRTLTERGIAILYVTHFLEEVMRFAHRVTVLRDGRVTLAGVRGEEIGVPDLVKAMLGAAPPLPVRRERAPADESPLVVLSEVCVPGRLTDVTFTVRAGEVVGVAGLQGAGHLDALAVVCGRSSISAGRVGVGDRGLPRSLRDAIRAGVAFVPSDRKRFGLMTDRTVWENTTSVSWLALGRGGVMPSRAELVRRTADLTGRLRLRGGPHDVVARLSGGNQQKVVFAKWLATDPRIVVLDDPTRGVDVGVRAEMHAIVGELAAGGAAVLVASTDLAELTEVCDRVLVFVRGRITAEVSGGRLTEHELAAAMQSGADVRSNGPGSRRT; encoded by the coding sequence ATGAGCCACGAGGACATGCTGGACGCGCGGTCGCTCGTCATGTCGTACGGCGGGGTGAAGGCCCTGGACGGGGCGGACATCCGGCTGCGGGGCGGCGAGGTGCACGCGCTGGTCGGGGAGAACGGGGCGGGTAAGTCGACCCTCGTACGGATCCTGTCGGGGACCCTGGCGCCGGACGGGGGGTCGGTGCGGCTCGCCGACCGGGCCAGGGAGGGCGGGATCGCCGTCGTCTCCCAGGAGTTGAGCCTCTTTCCCGATCTGACCGTCCGGGAGAACCTCTTCCCCCACCGCCCGCCGCGCCGCTTCGGACTGCTCGACCGGGGCGCGATGGACCGTGCGGCCCGGCCCGTCCTCGCCGAACTGGGACTCGACGTCGACCCCGGCGCCCTGCTCGGTGAACTGCCGCTCGCCGATCAGCAGTTGACGGAGATCGCCCGCGCGCTGCTGCGCCGGCCGCGCGTCCTGGTCCTCGACGAGCCCACCTCCGCGCTGCCGGCCGCCGCCGTGGACCGCCTCGAACAGGTCCTGCGCACCCTCACGGAGCGGGGCATCGCGATCCTGTACGTCACCCACTTCCTGGAGGAGGTGATGCGCTTCGCCCACCGCGTGACGGTCCTGCGGGACGGCCGGGTCACCCTGGCCGGTGTGCGGGGCGAGGAGATCGGCGTACCGGACCTGGTGAAGGCGATGCTGGGCGCCGCGCCACCGCTGCCGGTACGCCGCGAACGCGCCCCGGCCGACGAGTCGCCGCTGGTCGTGCTCTCCGAGGTGTGCGTCCCGGGGCGGCTGACGGACGTCACGTTCACCGTGCGCGCGGGCGAGGTGGTGGGCGTGGCGGGACTTCAGGGGGCGGGCCATCTCGACGCGTTGGCGGTGGTGTGCGGGCGTTCGTCCATCTCGGCGGGCCGGGTCGGTGTCGGCGACCGGGGGCTTCCGCGCTCCTTGCGCGACGCGATCCGGGCGGGGGTGGCCTTCGTGCCGAGCGACCGGAAACGGTTCGGGCTGATGACCGACCGTACGGTGTGGGAGAACACCACGTCGGTGAGCTGGCTGGCGCTCGGCCGGGGCGGCGTCATGCCGTCGCGCGCCGAACTCGTCCGCCGGACTGCCGACTTGACCGGGCGATTACGTCTGCGGGGCGGCCCGCACGACGTGGTGGCCCGGCTGTCGGGCGGCAACCAGCAGAAGGTCGTCTTCGCCAAATGGCTGGCCACCGACCCGCGCATCGTCGTCCTCGACGATCCGACGCGCGGGGTGGACGTGGGGGTGCGGGCCGAGATGCACGCGATCGTCGGCGAGTTGGCGGCGGGCGGTGCGGCCGTCCTGGTCGCGTCGACCGACCTGGCCGAACTGACGGAGGTCTGCGACCGCGTCCTGGTCTTCGTGCGGGGGCGGATCACCGCGGAGGTGAGCGGCGGGCGGCTCACGGAGCACGAGCTGGCGGCGGCGATGCAGTCGGGGGCGGACGTGCGGAGCAACGGGCCGGGCAGTCGACGGACATGA
- a CDS encoding ABC transporter permease — protein MTDTDRAVDDAERAREQGAGAKRFGLPSAGSWTARLSPRWLPDELGVLVVLALLVAGIGIPYPDFLDSGNLLTTAHNSVYISLMACGMVFALAMREVDLSVGGSYAMCLVVGALLVREGVEPWLAVPVMLLTGTALGVFNALVTTLLALPSFIVTLGTLMLFRGIGLALADGKQITDLPLDDSFFTLAGGDLGGVPFALWVLLAVTAVLTVVLARTRFGSRVRAIGSNPDAATFSGIPVVRTRVQALALSGLTTACASVLALAYYGAGDPTLGQGYELQAIAACIIGGTPLAGGRGSVVGAVAGALILSVVASGLVFFEVPINWTSFATGAVILVAVAADSALRRRGRRRENRRQ, from the coding sequence ATGACCGATACCGACCGTGCCGTGGACGACGCCGAGCGCGCCCGCGAACAGGGCGCAGGAGCGAAGCGGTTCGGGCTGCCCTCGGCCGGATCGTGGACCGCCCGGCTCTCCCCCCGGTGGCTCCCCGACGAACTCGGCGTGCTGGTCGTCCTCGCGCTGCTCGTCGCCGGCATCGGCATCCCGTACCCCGACTTCCTCGACAGCGGCAACCTGCTCACCACCGCGCACAACTCCGTCTACATCTCGCTGATGGCGTGCGGCATGGTCTTCGCGCTCGCCATGCGCGAGGTCGACCTGTCCGTCGGCGGCAGTTACGCGATGTGCCTGGTCGTCGGCGCGCTGCTGGTACGGGAAGGGGTGGAGCCCTGGCTGGCGGTCCCGGTGATGCTGCTCACCGGCACCGCGCTGGGCGTCTTCAACGCGCTGGTCACCACCCTGCTGGCGCTGCCCTCGTTCATCGTCACGCTCGGCACCCTGATGCTGTTCCGGGGCATCGGGCTCGCGCTCGCCGACGGCAAGCAGATCACCGACCTGCCGCTGGACGACTCGTTCTTCACGCTCGCGGGCGGGGACCTGGGCGGCGTGCCGTTCGCGCTGTGGGTGCTGCTCGCGGTGACGGCCGTCCTGACCGTGGTGCTCGCCCGTACCCGTTTCGGGTCCCGGGTGCGGGCCATCGGGTCCAATCCCGACGCGGCCACGTTCAGCGGAATCCCCGTCGTGCGTACGCGCGTTCAGGCCCTCGCGCTGTCCGGGCTCACCACGGCCTGCGCGTCGGTGCTGGCACTCGCGTACTACGGCGCCGGGGACCCGACGCTGGGCCAGGGGTACGAGTTGCAGGCCATCGCCGCGTGCATCATCGGCGGCACACCCCTGGCCGGCGGACGCGGCTCGGTCGTCGGGGCGGTGGCCGGCGCGCTGATCCTGTCCGTCGTCGCGTCCGGCCTCGTCTTCTTCGAAGTACCCATCAACTGGACGTCGTTCGCGACCGGCGCGGTGATCCTCGTCGCGGTCGCGGCGGACAGCGCCCTGCGCCGCAGAGGACGCCGCCGAGAAAACCGCAGACAGTGA
- a CDS encoding sugar ABC transporter substrate-binding protein: MTSPLLEALMHPRFRTLSGALGALVLLCATGCGNDDDSGGGGGGKLDMGIAVANISLNFAHEMVLGAESAADHAGDVNFKAVGPPNTDGPAEVQLFQNLTAVAKDGIVLENLDPPIFTRPAARAVDQGIPLVALDTSPTEGSKITFYVGNDNYALGELMAQEALKRLGDDPKGEIVVGVPNPGTPVLDNRAKGIADTFKKEAPGVKVLGPFQTYSDPGQNHSSWASQVAAHPKALAFLGVGDADSYNLAKIKKEKGGKWLTAGFDVDPKTLDAVKDGSNFVTIDPQHFLKGYLSTAILIESVREKDGKLPDGWFLSPGGVVDSSNIAEVTARQKSPKAAYDWYKPVIDKLLGDQEAQLKPLKDAR, encoded by the coding sequence GTGACGTCACCGCTCCTGGAGGCCCTGATGCACCCCCGATTCCGTACCCTGTCCGGCGCCCTCGGCGCGCTGGTGCTCCTCTGTGCCACCGGATGCGGCAACGACGACGACTCCGGAGGCGGGGGCGGCGGGAAGCTCGACATGGGCATCGCGGTGGCCAACATCAGTCTCAACTTCGCGCACGAGATGGTGCTCGGCGCGGAGAGCGCCGCCGACCACGCGGGCGACGTGAACTTCAAGGCCGTCGGGCCGCCCAACACGGACGGTCCGGCCGAGGTCCAGCTCTTCCAGAACCTCACCGCCGTCGCGAAGGACGGCATCGTCCTGGAGAACCTGGACCCGCCGATCTTCACCCGGCCCGCCGCCCGCGCCGTCGACCAGGGGATTCCGCTCGTCGCCCTGGACACCTCCCCCACCGAGGGCAGCAAGATCACGTTCTATGTCGGCAACGACAACTACGCGCTCGGCGAGCTGATGGCCCAGGAGGCGCTGAAGCGGCTGGGCGACGACCCGAAGGGCGAGATCGTCGTCGGGGTGCCCAATCCGGGGACTCCGGTGCTCGACAACCGGGCGAAGGGCATCGCCGACACGTTCAAGAAGGAGGCGCCGGGCGTGAAGGTGCTCGGCCCCTTCCAGACGTACAGCGATCCCGGTCAGAACCACAGTTCCTGGGCCTCGCAGGTCGCCGCGCACCCCAAGGCGCTCGCCTTCCTGGGGGTCGGGGACGCCGACAGCTACAACCTCGCGAAGATCAAGAAGGAGAAGGGCGGGAAGTGGCTGACGGCCGGGTTCGACGTCGACCCCAAGACCCTCGACGCGGTGAAGGACGGCTCGAACTTCGTCACCATCGACCCGCAGCACTTCCTCAAGGGCTATCTCTCCACGGCGATCCTGATCGAGTCCGTGCGCGAGAAGGACGGCAAGCTGCCCGACGGCTGGTTCCTGTCCCCCGGCGGTGTCGTGGACTCCTCCAACATCGCCGAGGTCACCGCGCGGCAGAAGTCCCCGAAGGCCGCGTACGACTGGTACAAGCCGGTGATCGACAAGCTGCTCGGCGACCAGGAGGCACAGCTCAAGCCGTTGAAGGACGCGCGCTGA